A single genomic interval of Aureibacillus halotolerans harbors:
- the spoIIIAD gene encoding stage III sporulation protein AD translates to MDIVQLVGLGIVVALLVLVIKEKSPLFALMLGIFASVYIFFSLISQMQAVLLMLEKLALNAHVKPIYLSTILKIVGIAYIAEFGAQIVRDAGQAALASKIELGGKVMILLMAVPILTVIIETVLAMLPT, encoded by the coding sequence TTGGACATTGTGCAGCTTGTTGGGCTTGGCATCGTCGTCGCGCTTTTAGTGCTTGTCATAAAAGAAAAAAGCCCTTTGTTCGCTCTTATGCTTGGTATTTTTGCAAGTGTTTATATTTTTTTTAGTTTGATCAGCCAAATGCAAGCCGTTTTGCTCATGTTAGAGAAGCTCGCTTTAAATGCGCATGTAAAACCGATTTATTTAAGCACTATTTTAAAAATCGTTGGCATCGCTTATATCGCAGAATTTGGTGCGCAAATTGTAAGGGACGCTGGACAAGCAGCCCTGGCTTCTAAAATTGAGCTAGGAGGAAAAGTAATGATCCTTTTAATGGCCGTCCCAATACTGACCGTAATCATAGAAACCGTTTTGGCGATGTTGCCGACATGA
- the spoIIIAC gene encoding stage III sporulation protein AC, whose translation MGYDVNTIFQIAGIGVIIAMIHTLLKQMGKEDWAHWVTLIAFIVVLYLVATMIADLFDKIKQVFLF comes from the coding sequence TTGGGCTACGATGTGAATACGATATTTCAAATCGCAGGCATAGGCGTCATTATCGCTATGATTCATACCTTACTAAAACAAATGGGCAAAGAGGATTGGGCTCATTGGGTCACTTTAATCGCATTTATCGTTGTTTTGTATCTCGTCGCTACAATGATCGCGGATTTATTTGACAAGATAAAACAAGTGTTTTTGTTTTAG
- the spoIIIAB gene encoding stage III sporulation protein SpoIIIAB has translation MMVIIGAVCIIGTTTLLGFMQAAKLRGRPELLMQLRYTLQALEAEILYSQMTLIEASKQIAAQHQNKAGLLFALFSEELQEQHVAQEAWTKSVNTLLRQSSLKSTDGAVLHQFGTTLGAYDTRQQQKQIRLAMTHLAREEESAREQQRTYETMSKSLGFLSGCLLVLLLL, from the coding sequence ATGATGGTGATCATTGGAGCTGTCTGCATTATTGGCACAACAACACTGTTAGGATTTATGCAAGCTGCGAAGCTAAGAGGCAGGCCAGAGCTCCTTATGCAACTAAGGTACACGCTTCAAGCTCTTGAAGCTGAAATCTTATATAGTCAAATGACGTTAATTGAGGCAAGCAAGCAGATTGCCGCTCAACATCAGAACAAAGCGGGTCTTCTATTTGCCTTGTTTTCTGAAGAACTACAAGAACAGCATGTTGCCCAAGAAGCGTGGACGAAAAGTGTAAACACGTTGCTAAGGCAATCTTCACTAAAGTCAACCGATGGAGCTGTTTTGCATCAGTTTGGCACAACGCTCGGTGCATATGACACACGACAACAGCAAAAACAAATTAGGCTCGCCATGACACATCTGGCGAGAGAAGAAGAGAGTGCTCGTGAGCAACAGCGCACCTATGAAACAATGAGCAAAAGTCTGGGCTTTTTAAGCGGCTGCTTGCTTGTGCTACTGCTGTTGTAA
- the spoIIIAA gene encoding stage III sporulation protein AA — protein sequence MNHVLSLLPHHIQESLSLQDQPKDELEEIRLRVDKPVEFIYRSTSLLVPSLFFDKKDAHTFLQRLTEFSMYAHENDIKQGYITFSGGHRVGLCGTAVIENDTVQVLRDISSFNIRIAHERVGAANPIAALLFDRLWQSTLVLGAPKAGKTTMIRDIARLMSEGLYEKWPSITVGIVDERSEIAASASGVPQHTFGPKVDVLDSCPKALGMMMMIRSMSPDMLVVDEIGREEDARAILEALHSGVKVVASAHAANYEDFIRRPGMKELMDYRPFERIVELGSSPTGSILAVKNSAGEALALKALIQSK from the coding sequence ATGAACCATGTATTGTCGTTGCTCCCACACCATATTCAAGAAAGCCTCTCGTTGCAAGACCAGCCTAAGGATGAACTTGAAGAAATCCGTTTACGTGTGGATAAACCGGTTGAGTTTATCTATCGTTCGACTTCATTGCTTGTGCCGTCATTGTTTTTCGATAAGAAGGATGCACATACATTTTTACAACGATTAACAGAGTTCTCGATGTATGCGCATGAAAATGACATTAAACAAGGGTACATTACCTTTTCAGGTGGGCATCGAGTCGGTTTATGCGGAACGGCCGTTATTGAAAACGATACGGTTCAAGTGCTACGTGATATTTCAAGCTTTAATATCCGTATCGCTCATGAAAGGGTTGGCGCGGCAAATCCAATCGCGGCACTGCTTTTCGACCGGTTGTGGCAAAGCACGCTTGTGTTGGGCGCTCCGAAAGCTGGAAAAACGACGATGATTCGTGATATCGCCCGTCTAATGAGCGAAGGCTTGTATGAAAAGTGGCCGAGCATTACCGTAGGCATCGTTGACGAGCGCTCTGAAATCGCCGCAAGTGCCTCTGGTGTTCCTCAACATACGTTTGGACCGAAAGTCGACGTTCTTGATAGTTGCCCAAAAGCATTAGGCATGATGATGATGATTCGATCAATGAGCCCCGACATGCTCGTCGTTGATGAAATTGGTCGAGAAGAAGATGCACGAGCCATTTTGGAAGCCTTGCATTCTGGCGTAAAGGTCGTCGCTTCTGCTCACGCTGCGAATTATGAAGACTTTATCCGTCGACCAGGAATGAAGGAGCTTATGGACTATCGGCCCTTTGAACGAATTGTAGAGCTTGGTTCGTCACCTACGGGTTCCATTCTTGCCGTAAAGAATAGCGCAGGGGAAGCACTTGCTCTAAAAGCGCTCATACAATCCAAATGA
- the efp gene encoding elongation factor P, translating to MISVNDFKTGVTIEVDNAIWQVLEFQHVKPGKGAAFVRTKLRNIRTGGISEKTFRGGEKVGRAHIERAKMQYLYATGDMHAFMDTSTYEQIELPATQIEYELKYLKENMEVSVITYEGETLGVELPNTVDLTVTETEPGIKGDTASGGTKPAIMETGISVQVPFFINQGDVLIVNTTDGKYVSRA from the coding sequence ATGATTTCTGTAAACGATTTTAAAACGGGTGTTACCATTGAAGTGGATAACGCTATTTGGCAAGTCCTTGAATTTCAACATGTAAAGCCAGGAAAAGGAGCTGCATTTGTTCGAACAAAGCTTCGCAATATACGAACAGGCGGTATCTCGGAAAAGACGTTCCGTGGCGGCGAAAAAGTAGGGCGAGCACACATCGAACGTGCAAAAATGCAATATTTGTATGCGACTGGCGATATGCATGCGTTTATGGATACGTCCACTTACGAGCAAATTGAACTTCCAGCAACTCAAATTGAATATGAGCTAAAGTATTTGAAGGAAAACATGGAAGTTTCGGTGATTACGTATGAAGGGGAAACGCTCGGTGTCGAACTTCCAAATACCGTCGATCTCACTGTTACAGAAACCGAGCCAGGTATTAAAGGCGATACGGCCTCTGGAGGAACAAAACCAGCGATTATGGAAACGGGCATCAGTGTCCAAGTACCTTTTTTCATTAATCAAGGCGACGTCCTCATCGTGAACACAACAGACGGAAAATATGTGTCAAGAGCTTAG
- a CDS encoding M24 family metallopeptidase, with protein MRLKKLQAALKEQQLDGIIISNASNRRYITRFTGTAGLALVTASDAIFMTDFRYIEQANAETDGFEIVKYDQSLWKETATQAKRLGIKRLGFEKTSVSYSEYESFAQALAGVEFVPTRGLIEQLRQVKDDDEVKIIQEAARIADAAFDHVLNLLKPGVSEWSIANELEMFMRNQGAASSSFDTIVASGKRSALPHGVASTKRIESGDFVTLDFGAYYQGYCSDITRTVAVGEPSDVLKKIYNIVLDAQKQAVASIAPGKSGIEIDAVARDLISKEGYGPNFGHSTGHGIGLEVHEGPSLSIKGEEALAPGMIVTVEPGIYVAGIGGVRIEDDVLVTESGHQVLTHSTKELIIL; from the coding sequence ATGCGTCTAAAAAAACTGCAAGCAGCCTTAAAGGAACAACAGCTTGATGGGATTATTATCTCTAATGCATCGAACCGGAGATACATCACACGATTTACGGGAACCGCAGGACTGGCATTAGTCACAGCGTCAGATGCGATTTTTATGACTGATTTTCGATACATTGAGCAGGCAAACGCCGAAACAGATGGTTTTGAGATTGTTAAATATGACCAATCGCTTTGGAAAGAAACAGCCACACAAGCCAAGCGATTAGGAATTAAACGTCTAGGGTTTGAGAAAACGAGCGTTAGCTATAGTGAGTATGAATCATTTGCTCAGGCACTTGCTGGTGTTGAATTCGTTCCAACACGTGGACTTATTGAGCAACTCCGACAAGTAAAGGATGACGACGAAGTAAAGATCATTCAAGAAGCGGCGCGTATTGCGGATGCGGCTTTCGATCATGTGTTGAATCTTCTTAAGCCAGGCGTTTCCGAATGGTCCATTGCGAATGAATTGGAGATGTTTATGCGCAACCAAGGCGCTGCTTCATCATCCTTCGATACAATCGTTGCCTCAGGAAAGCGATCTGCACTGCCTCATGGTGTGGCCTCTACAAAACGAATTGAGAGCGGCGATTTTGTGACGCTTGATTTCGGTGCGTACTATCAAGGCTATTGTTCTGATATTACGAGAACAGTCGCGGTTGGCGAACCATCGGATGTGCTGAAAAAAATCTACAACATCGTTTTAGACGCGCAAAAGCAAGCGGTTGCTTCGATAGCTCCGGGAAAATCGGGTATTGAAATCGACGCCGTTGCACGTGACTTGATTTCGAAAGAAGGGTACGGCCCTAATTTTGGTCACTCAACAGGACATGGCATTGGCTTAGAAGTTCATGAAGGTCCCTCATTATCCATAAAAGGAGAAGAGGCGTTAGCTCCTGGTATGATTGTTACGGTAGAGCCAGGTATTTACGTCGCTGGCATTGGTGGCGTACGTATTGAGGATGATGTTCTAGTCACTGAATCAGGGCATCAAGTACTCACTCACAGCACTAAAGAACTTATTATCTTATAA
- the aroQ gene encoding type II 3-dehydroquinate dehydratase: MENTILLLNGPNLNLLGKREPTIYGSQTLTEIEGQFVEIGSSHGLQVVCAQSNSEGALIDALHAHFSCKGIVLNAGALTHYSIAIRDAIASIEAPVIEVHMSNIHARESFRHTSVIAPVCRGQISGFGSKSYELALLAFLNE, translated from the coding sequence ATGGAGAATACAATTCTGCTGCTAAACGGACCTAATTTAAACTTGCTTGGGAAACGTGAGCCTACAATTTATGGCAGTCAAACGCTTACTGAAATAGAGGGTCAGTTCGTTGAAATTGGGTCTTCACATGGGCTTCAGGTCGTTTGTGCTCAATCAAATTCCGAGGGGGCGCTTATTGACGCGCTGCACGCTCACTTTTCATGTAAAGGAATTGTGTTGAATGCCGGGGCGCTCACGCATTATAGCATTGCGATTCGTGACGCCATCGCGTCTATAGAAGCACCAGTCATTGAAGTACATATGTCAAATATTCACGCAAGAGAAAGTTTTCGTCATACCTCAGTCATTGCTCCGGTTTGTCGTGGGCAAATTAGTGGCTTTGGAAGTAAAAGTTATGAGTTGGCGTTGCTGGCATTCCTGAACGAATAA
- a CDS encoding YqhR family membrane protein, translating into MMSDSQEYPGQSLGPYYMRVLSIGWYGGLMFTLFGWIASQFSFTSNGPQSFLAEITSQGWGATWLGVVVSFLVLSMVSIVIAFCYHVLLKKRKGIVSGACYGLVIWLLLYAVLGPILPGVPVLTTMSLDDFVTTACLFLVYGVFIGYSISYEYSEYKKLLRLKETKASSNYSKS; encoded by the coding sequence ATGATGAGCGATTCTCAAGAGTATCCAGGACAATCTTTAGGTCCTTACTACATGCGTGTTCTTAGCATCGGATGGTATGGAGGCTTAATGTTTACACTGTTTGGCTGGATTGCCTCTCAGTTTTCATTTACATCTAATGGTCCACAATCATTTTTAGCGGAGATTACATCCCAAGGTTGGGGAGCAACATGGTTGGGCGTTGTTGTATCTTTCCTGGTTTTAAGCATGGTTTCGATTGTGATTGCTTTTTGTTATCATGTGCTCCTTAAGAAAAGAAAAGGCATCGTTTCTGGAGCATGTTACGGACTTGTTATTTGGCTACTCCTGTATGCTGTCCTCGGTCCAATTCTTCCAGGTGTTCCAGTACTTACGACCATGTCTTTGGATGATTTTGTGACGACCGCTTGTTTATTTCTTGTGTATGGGGTGTTTATCGGCTACTCGATTTCCTATGAGTATTCGGAGTATAAAAAATTACTTCGGTTAAAGGAGACCAAAGCTTCATCAAACTACTCAAAATCCTAG
- a CDS encoding DUF1385 domain-containing protein produces MAQTNKPIYGGQAVIEGVMFGSRTHAVTAVRKKDGTLSYYRAEKKSNKWLKRLKKILFLRGLVAMIEASATGSKHMQFAGEEYDDDHEDKSKPQKEQSKTQMIFSVAVIGVLSFFVGKLIFTMVPMFLAFSLNNWFPGQVVQNLLEGGFKLILLLLYIYLLSFTPMIKRVFQYHGAEHKVINAFEQDMPLTPESVAKASRLHYRCGSSFILFTVVVGVFIYLNFPTDPLWLRIVNRIALIPVVLGVSFEVLQLTNKLRDVPVLRYLGYPGLWLQLLTTKEPTHDQLEVAIASFNDLLQQEKEIKQVDAQSIEVS; encoded by the coding sequence ATGGCGCAAACGAACAAACCCATTTACGGAGGGCAAGCTGTCATTGAAGGCGTCATGTTTGGTAGTCGCACGCACGCTGTAACAGCTGTAAGAAAAAAAGATGGTACACTCTCGTATTATCGTGCTGAAAAAAAGAGCAATAAATGGCTTAAGCGATTGAAGAAAATCTTATTTCTACGCGGGCTCGTAGCAATGATTGAAGCCAGTGCCACGGGTTCAAAGCATATGCAATTTGCTGGTGAAGAATACGATGATGACCATGAGGACAAATCCAAACCACAAAAAGAGCAGTCAAAAACACAGATGATTTTTAGCGTCGCCGTTATCGGTGTCCTGTCTTTTTTTGTTGGGAAGCTTATTTTCACTATGGTTCCTATGTTCTTAGCATTCTCATTGAACAACTGGTTCCCTGGTCAGGTCGTGCAAAATCTTCTTGAAGGCGGATTTAAGCTCATTCTGCTTCTGTTGTATATCTATTTACTGTCGTTTACACCAATGATAAAGCGCGTTTTTCAATACCACGGAGCCGAACATAAGGTCATTAACGCATTTGAACAGGATATGCCCTTAACGCCTGAATCCGTTGCCAAAGCATCACGTTTGCATTATCGCTGTGGCAGTAGTTTTATCTTATTCACGGTCGTTGTCGGTGTCTTTATTTATCTAAATTTCCCAACTGACCCATTATGGCTCCGAATCGTCAATCGCATTGCTCTTATCCCGGTAGTCCTTGGTGTGTCCTTTGAAGTACTACAGCTCACCAACAAACTTCGAGACGTACCGGTTTTGCGTTATTTAGGATACCCAGGCCTATGGCTACAGCTACTCACCACAAAAGAGCCTACCCATGATCAGCTCGAGGTAGCCATCGCGTCTTTTAACGATTTACTTCAACAAGAAAAAGAAATAAAACAAGTCGATGCGCAATCGATTGAAGTAAGCTGA
- a CDS encoding SA1362 family protein, which yields MTKHRVMNIAIAVIVGLAIIGLSSQLINDPLHFFLTALITVVIAAVLIWVFRRFMFQYSTGPGANSKTDANYKKAVKQSNQKYKKAPPKKQDPQRLLNKSQTNSSTKKRKNRPTHLRVIQGKKSDPPPKKNAR from the coding sequence TTGACCAAACATCGCGTTATGAATATCGCTATTGCTGTCATTGTCGGACTTGCGATCATCGGGTTAAGCTCTCAACTCATTAACGATCCATTGCATTTCTTTCTCACCGCCTTAATTACCGTTGTCATCGCTGCCGTGTTAATTTGGGTATTTCGGCGCTTTATGTTCCAGTACAGCACTGGTCCTGGAGCCAACAGCAAAACAGACGCCAATTACAAAAAAGCCGTTAAACAATCTAATCAAAAATACAAAAAAGCCCCACCAAAAAAGCAGGACCCACAACGTTTATTGAATAAATCACAAACCAATTCAAGCACCAAAAAAAGAAAAAACCGCCCCACTCACCTACGCGTCATCCAAGGCAAAAAGTCCGACCCACCACCTAAGAAAAATGCAAGGTGA